Proteins found in one Eretmochelys imbricata isolate rEreImb1 chromosome 9, rEreImb1.hap1, whole genome shotgun sequence genomic segment:
- the STRIT1 gene encoding sarcoplasmic/endoplasmic reticulum calcium ATPase regulator DWORF yields MNNGARICGLDGKGEIPYSRLVVPALLMVGWIVGCVLMVYIVFS; encoded by the exons ATGAATAATGGTGCCAGAATCTGCGGGTTAGACGGAAAAG GGGAAATCCCATACTCACGTCTTGTTGTACCTGCACTTCTCATGGTTGGCTGGATTGTGGGTTGTGTATTAATGGTTTACATTGTCTTTTCTTGA